The following coding sequences lie in one Kribbella sp. NBC_00709 genomic window:
- the rho gene encoding transcription termination factor Rho — protein MTETVEASSGDAAATTATRRRKAGGGLEGMLLPELKQLAGTLGIKGTGALRKGQLIEAIKAAQTGGSAAAGGSTGGSRAKATQPTLDEAAESSAPAAKTAEAPAKREGGSRRTRAAAQKETPTDEPAQNGAAPEVTAPAATATATAPAEAPAAVQAGTAAQNGAAERVDTRGEDRADDRGDNQSRSRDRGRDNNRDNRDATQGREQNRDRNRDNQNRDTNRDGQRDAQRDGQRDGQRDGQRDGQRDGQGSRDGNRDRNRDTTRDGQADNQRNRQDQADRGEEGDGRRRRRRGRDRERNRDGQPTTNRDSGRDSGRDSGRDSNRNRGRGERFDAEPTISEDDVLVPAAGILDVLDNYAFVRTSGYLPGPNDVYVALSMVKRYGLRKGDAITGAVKQPQEGERKEKFNPLVRIDTVNGADPEIAKQRQDFNKLTPLYATERLRLETEPGILTTRIVDIVSPIGKGQRGLIVSPPKAGKTMVLQALANAITTNNPEVHLMVVLVDERPEEVTDMQRTVKGEVIASTFDRPADDHTTVAELAIERAKRLVELGHDVVVLLDSITRLGRAYNIAAPASGRILSGGVDSSALYPPKRFFGAARNIEDGGSLTILATALIETGSKMDEVIFEEFKGTGNMELRLRREFADRRIFPAIDVVASGTRREELLMSKDETQVVWKLRRVLSALDGQAALELLIGKLKESKSNIEFLLQVNKTTPSTGTSHSTTNGD, from the coding sequence GTGACAGAAACTGTTGAAGCCTCCAGCGGAGACGCCGCGGCAACCACCGCTACGCGTCGCCGGAAAGCTGGCGGCGGCCTCGAGGGCATGCTGCTCCCCGAGCTCAAGCAGCTCGCCGGGACGCTCGGCATCAAGGGCACCGGCGCACTGCGCAAGGGCCAGCTGATCGAGGCGATCAAGGCCGCTCAGACCGGCGGTTCGGCCGCCGCGGGCGGTTCGACCGGTGGCTCCCGGGCGAAGGCGACGCAGCCGACGCTGGACGAGGCCGCCGAGTCCTCGGCGCCGGCGGCGAAGACCGCCGAGGCGCCGGCCAAGCGCGAGGGCGGCAGCCGCCGGACCCGCGCCGCGGCCCAGAAAGAGACCCCGACGGACGAGCCGGCGCAGAACGGCGCCGCTCCCGAGGTGACCGCTCCGGCCGCCACTGCCACTGCCACGGCTCCGGCCGAGGCGCCGGCGGCCGTGCAGGCCGGGACCGCCGCCCAGAACGGCGCCGCCGAGCGGGTCGACACCCGCGGAGAGGACCGCGCCGACGACCGCGGCGACAACCAGTCCCGCAGCCGGGACCGGGGCCGCGACAACAATCGCGACAACCGCGACGCCACCCAGGGCCGCGAGCAGAACCGGGACCGCAACCGCGACAACCAGAACCGGGACACCAACCGGGACGGTCAGCGCGATGCTCAGCGTGACGGTCAGCGTGACGGTCAGCGTGACGGCCAGCGTGACGGTCAGCGTGACGGCCAGGGCAGCCGCGACGGCAACCGGGACCGGAACCGCGACACCACCCGCGACGGTCAGGCTGACAACCAGCGGAACCGCCAGGACCAGGCCGACCGCGGCGAAGAGGGCGACGGCCGTCGTCGTCGCCGCCGGGGCCGCGACCGGGAACGCAACCGCGACGGCCAGCCCACCACCAACCGCGACAGCGGTCGGGACAGTGGCCGTGACAGTGGTCGTGACAGCAACCGCAACCGCGGACGTGGCGAGCGTTTCGACGCCGAGCCGACCATCAGCGAGGACGACGTCCTCGTCCCGGCCGCCGGCATCCTCGATGTCCTCGACAACTACGCGTTCGTCCGGACCAGCGGCTACCTGCCCGGCCCGAACGACGTGTACGTCGCGCTCTCGATGGTGAAGCGGTACGGCCTGCGCAAGGGCGACGCGATCACCGGTGCGGTGAAGCAGCCGCAGGAGGGTGAGCGCAAGGAGAAGTTCAACCCGCTGGTCCGGATCGACACCGTCAACGGCGCCGACCCGGAGATCGCCAAGCAGCGGCAGGACTTCAACAAGCTCACCCCGCTGTACGCGACCGAGCGGCTCCGGCTGGAGACCGAGCCGGGGATCCTGACCACCCGGATCGTCGACATCGTCAGCCCGATCGGCAAGGGCCAGCGCGGCCTGATCGTCTCGCCGCCGAAGGCCGGTAAGACGATGGTGCTGCAGGCGCTCGCGAACGCGATCACCACGAACAACCCCGAAGTGCACCTGATGGTCGTGCTGGTGGACGAGCGGCCCGAAGAGGTCACCGACATGCAGCGGACGGTCAAGGGCGAGGTCATCGCCTCGACGTTCGACCGGCCGGCCGACGACCACACCACGGTCGCGGAGCTGGCCATCGAGCGGGCGAAGCGGCTGGTCGAGCTCGGCCACGACGTCGTCGTACTGCTCGACTCGATCACCCGGCTGGGCCGTGCGTACAACATCGCGGCGCCCGCCAGCGGCCGGATCCTGTCCGGTGGCGTGGACTCGTCCGCGCTGTACCCGCCGAAGCGGTTCTTCGGCGCGGCCCGCAACATCGAGGACGGCGGCTCGCTGACCATCCTCGCGACCGCGCTGATCGAGACCGGCTCGAAGATGGACGAGGTGATCTTCGAGGAGTTCAAGGGCACCGGCAACATGGAGCTCCGGCTGCGCCGCGAGTTCGCCGACCGGCGGATCTTCCCGGCCATCGACGTCGTCGCCTCCGGCACCCGCCGCGAGGAGCTGCTGATGTCGAAGGACGAGACCCAGGTGGTGTGGAAGCTGCGCCGGGTGCTGTCCGCCCTCGACGGCCAGGCGGCGCTCGAGCTGCTGATCGGCAAGCTCAAGGAGAGCAAGTCGAACATCGAGTTCCTGCTCCAGGTCAACAAGACCACCCCGTCGACCGGTACGTCGCACAGCACGACGAACGGCGACTGA
- the thrB gene encoding homoserine kinase — protein MDSNMDEAKAGRRPCDQVRVRVPATSANLGPGFDAFGLALTLYDDMVVTPCGSGVTVQVTGCGEGEVALDETHLVVRSIRAGLEALGASVPGFTLRCENRIPHGRGLGSSSAAIVGGLAAAYALAGEPVDRERLVVLANELEGHPDNVAAAALGGFTIAWTEGAESIQGRGRAIRLEPAEGLAAVAYVPDNRVLTKEARGLLPGVVSHTDAAANAGKAALLVAAMTGRPELLLTATEDRLHQEYREPVMPESLALVHKLRGSGLAAMVSGAGPTVAVLGGHASKSAGQSTFFGGTPEPPDGWTKYELGIDPVGVQVWSMEAG, from the coding sequence GTGGACAGCAACATGGACGAGGCGAAGGCCGGCCGGCGGCCCTGTGACCAGGTCCGGGTGCGGGTGCCCGCGACGAGCGCCAACCTCGGGCCGGGGTTCGACGCGTTCGGGCTCGCCCTGACGCTGTACGACGACATGGTCGTCACCCCGTGCGGGTCCGGCGTGACCGTCCAGGTGACGGGCTGCGGCGAAGGCGAAGTGGCGCTGGACGAGACGCATCTGGTGGTGCGTTCGATCCGGGCCGGCCTCGAGGCGCTGGGCGCGTCCGTGCCGGGTTTCACGTTGCGCTGCGAGAACCGGATCCCGCACGGTCGCGGGCTCGGGTCGTCGTCGGCAGCGATCGTCGGTGGCCTCGCGGCGGCGTACGCGCTGGCCGGCGAGCCGGTCGATCGCGAGCGCCTCGTCGTACTGGCGAACGAGCTCGAAGGGCACCCGGACAACGTCGCGGCAGCAGCCCTTGGCGGGTTCACGATCGCTTGGACGGAAGGCGCTGAGTCGATTCAGGGGCGTGGCCGGGCCATCAGATTGGAACCGGCCGAAGGATTGGCTGCGGTTGCTTATGTACCTGACAATCGCGTGCTGACCAAAGAGGCGCGCGGACTGCTGCCGGGCGTTGTTTCCCACACCGATGCGGCCGCGAACGCGGGCAAGGCCGCATTGCTCGTCGCGGCGATGACCGGCCGGCCGGAGTTGCTGCTGACCGCGACCGAGGACCGGCTGCACCAGGAGTACCGCGAGCCGGTCATGCCCGAGAGCCTCGCGCTGGTGCACAAACTGCGGGGGAGCGGACTGGCCGCGATGGTCAGCGGGGCCGGCCCGACGGTCGCCGTACTGGGCGGCCATGCCAGCAAAAGCGCAGGTCAGAGCACCTTCTTCGGCGGTACGCCGGAGCCGCCGGACGGCTGGACGAAGTACGAGCTGGGCATCGATCCAGTCGGCGTACAGGTCTGGTCCATGGAAGCCGGCTGA
- the thrC gene encoding threonine synthase: MAHQWQGVIEEYRDRLPVSADTPVVTLGEGGTPLVAAQWLSEQTGCEVWLKVEGNNPTGSFKDRGMTVAISLAAQAGDKAVVCASTGNTSASAAAYAVRAGLVPLVLIPAGRIAKGKLAQAVVHGAKLVQIDGGFDDCLRIVRELGKHYPVALVNSVNPVRLEGQKTAAFEVCDALGDAPDLHLLPVGNAGNIAAYWKGYQEYAKDKLASKTPQMWGFQAEGAAPIVRGAIVEKPDTAATAIRVGNPASWTLAEAARDESGGRIEMVTDEQILSAQRELAAREGVFVEPASAAGVAGLLDAKAQGRLPGGSTVVITVTGHGLKDIDTALDHATVDESPVTPADTDAVARVAGLA, encoded by the coding sequence ATGGCGCACCAGTGGCAAGGCGTGATCGAGGAGTACAGAGATCGGCTGCCCGTCTCGGCGGACACGCCGGTGGTCACGCTGGGCGAGGGCGGGACGCCGCTGGTGGCCGCGCAGTGGCTGAGCGAGCAGACCGGCTGCGAGGTCTGGCTCAAGGTCGAGGGCAACAACCCGACCGGCTCGTTCAAGGACCGCGGCATGACCGTGGCGATCTCGCTCGCCGCACAGGCCGGTGACAAGGCGGTCGTCTGCGCCTCGACCGGCAACACGTCGGCCTCCGCCGCGGCGTACGCCGTGCGCGCCGGGCTGGTCCCGCTGGTGCTGATCCCGGCCGGCCGGATCGCCAAGGGCAAGCTGGCGCAGGCGGTCGTGCACGGCGCCAAGCTCGTCCAGATCGACGGCGGGTTCGACGACTGTCTGCGGATCGTCCGCGAGCTCGGCAAGCACTACCCGGTCGCCCTGGTGAACTCGGTCAACCCGGTCCGTCTGGAAGGGCAGAAGACCGCGGCGTTCGAGGTGTGCGACGCGCTCGGCGACGCTCCCGATCTGCACCTGCTCCCGGTCGGCAACGCGGGCAACATCGCGGCCTACTGGAAGGGCTACCAGGAGTATGCGAAGGACAAGCTGGCCTCGAAGACCCCGCAGATGTGGGGTTTCCAGGCCGAAGGCGCGGCGCCGATCGTGCGCGGTGCGATCGTCGAGAAGCCGGACACCGCGGCCACCGCGATCCGCGTCGGGAACCCGGCGTCCTGGACGCTGGCCGAGGCCGCGCGGGACGAGTCCGGCGGCCGGATCGAGATGGTCACCGATGAGCAGATCCTGAGCGCGCAGCGTGAGCTCGCTGCCCGCGAGGGTGTGTTCGTCGAGCCGGCGTCGGCGGCCGGCGTCGCAGGTCTGCTGGATGCCAAGGCTCAAGGCCGGCTGCCGGGCGGCTCGACCGTTGTGATCACGGTCACCGGCCACGGCCTCAAGGACATCGATACGGCGCTCGACCACGCCACCGTCGACGAGTCCCCGGTCACCCCTGCCGACACCGACGCCGTCGCTCGCGTCGCCGGCCTCGCCTGA
- a CDS encoding homoserine dehydrogenase, with amino-acid sequence MNDAKPLKVGLLGCGVVGTEVVRILTEQADHLAARVGARLEIAGIAVRRPGRARDIAVDPELITTDAQALVSRGDLDLVIEVIGGLEPARSLILTALEHGASVVTANKALLAEDGPTLFAAAEKYQRDLYFEAAVAGAIPILRPLRESLAGDDVMRVMGIVNGTTNYILDKMDTTGAGFDEALEEAQALGYAEADPTADIEGFDAAAKAALLASLAFHTRVSIADVHREGITEVSATDIASAREMGCVVKSLAICELDETTDSVSARVYPAMIPVTHPLASVRDAYNAVFVESKAAGRLMFYGRGAGGAPTASAVLGDLVSAARNRLKGVPGVGESSYTQRAVRPMGDAMTRYHVSLDVADKAGVLAAVAQAFAEHDVSIQTVRQEGRGSDAQLVVVTHTATDAALSATVESLRDMDIVREVSSVMRVEGG; translated from the coding sequence ATGAACGACGCCAAACCGCTCAAGGTGGGCCTGCTCGGTTGTGGTGTGGTCGGCACCGAAGTGGTGCGGATCCTGACCGAGCAGGCGGACCATCTCGCGGCCCGCGTCGGCGCCCGGCTGGAGATCGCGGGCATCGCCGTCCGCCGTCCCGGCCGCGCCCGCGACATCGCCGTCGACCCCGAGCTGATCACGACCGACGCGCAGGCGCTGGTCTCGCGCGGCGACCTGGACCTGGTGATCGAGGTGATCGGCGGCCTCGAGCCCGCCCGCAGCCTGATCCTGACCGCGCTCGAGCACGGCGCCTCCGTCGTCACGGCCAACAAGGCGCTGCTCGCCGAGGACGGCCCGACGCTGTTCGCGGCCGCCGAGAAGTACCAGCGCGACCTGTACTTCGAGGCCGCGGTGGCCGGCGCGATCCCGATCCTGCGGCCGCTGCGCGAGTCGCTCGCCGGTGACGACGTGATGCGGGTGATGGGCATCGTCAACGGCACCACGAACTACATCCTCGACAAGATGGACACCACCGGCGCCGGTTTCGACGAGGCGCTCGAGGAGGCCCAGGCGCTCGGGTACGCCGAGGCTGACCCGACCGCGGACATCGAGGGCTTCGACGCGGCCGCGAAGGCGGCGCTGCTGGCCAGCCTGGCGTTCCACACCCGCGTCTCGATCGCCGACGTACACCGCGAGGGCATCACCGAGGTGAGCGCCACCGACATCGCCTCCGCCCGCGAGATGGGCTGCGTGGTGAAGTCGCTGGCGATCTGCGAGCTGGACGAGACGACCGACTCGGTGAGCGCGCGGGTGTATCCGGCGATGATCCCGGTCACGCATCCGTTGGCCAGTGTTCGGGACGCGTACAACGCGGTTTTCGTGGAAAGCAAGGCAGCCGGCCGGCTGATGTTCTATGGTCGTGGTGCCGGCGGCGCCCCGACGGCCAGTGCAGTCCTCGGGGATCTGGTGTCCGCCGCGCGCAACCGGCTCAAGGGTGTGCCGGGGGTCGGCGAGTCGTCGTACACCCAGCGGGCCGTGCGGCCGATGGGCGACGCGATGACGCGCTACCACGTGTCGCTGGACGTGGCCGACAAGGCCGGTGTGCTGGCGGCGGTCGCCCAGGCCTTCGCGGAGCACGACGTGTCCATCCAGACCGTCCGCCAAGAGGGCCGGGGAAGTGACGCGCAGCTGGTCGTGGTCACCCACACCGCGACCGACGCCGCGTTGTCCGCGACGGTGGAGTCGTTGCGCGACATGGACATCGTTCGGGAAGTCAGCAGTGTGATGCGGGTAGAAGGCGGGTAA
- the lysA gene encoding diaminopimelate decarboxylase, with amino-acid sequence MRAHEAGALHADIGHKAPPWLRAPRDPNDLVTSLWSHTAKKNGEGALEVGGVDVRDLVAEHGSPAFVLDEDDFRSRARAFKHAFKDFDVYYAGKAFISTTVVRWVMEEGLNLDICSGGELAVALRAGADPKRLGFHGNNKSESELARALDAGIGRIIVDSQYEISRLIELAGERNVVAPVMIRVTAGVEAHTHEYIATAHEDQKFGFSITSGAAFEAVARVNEAPELELLGLHSHIGSQIFDSSGFEIAAKRVIALHARVSEELGVDMPDLDLGGGFGIAYTTQDDPSDPAQLATEMGKIVEHECRAFDVDVPRLSIEPGRAIVGPAMCTVYTVGTVKEVELDAGAARTYVSVDGGMSDNIRAALYDADYSCTLANRYSGTEPTLARVVGKHCESGDIVVKAEFLPADVQPGDLIAVPGTGAYCRSMASNYNHVPRPPVIAVKDGRTRVVVRRETEDDLLALDMGVDE; translated from the coding sequence GTGAGGGCGCACGAGGCGGGCGCGCTGCACGCCGACATCGGCCACAAGGCTCCGCCGTGGCTGCGCGCGCCGCGGGACCCCAACGACCTGGTTACCTCGCTCTGGTCGCACACCGCGAAGAAGAACGGCGAAGGCGCCCTCGAGGTCGGCGGCGTCGACGTCCGTGATCTGGTCGCCGAGCACGGCAGCCCGGCGTTCGTGCTGGACGAGGACGACTTCCGGTCCCGGGCGCGCGCGTTCAAGCACGCCTTCAAGGACTTCGACGTCTACTACGCCGGCAAGGCCTTCATCAGTACGACGGTCGTCCGCTGGGTGATGGAAGAGGGCCTGAACCTCGACATCTGCAGCGGGGGAGAGCTCGCCGTCGCACTCCGGGCCGGTGCGGATCCGAAGCGACTGGGGTTCCACGGCAACAACAAGTCCGAGTCCGAGCTGGCCCGCGCGCTGGACGCCGGCATCGGCCGGATCATCGTCGACTCGCAGTACGAGATCTCCCGGCTGATCGAGCTGGCGGGCGAGCGCAACGTCGTCGCGCCGGTGATGATCCGGGTCACCGCGGGCGTCGAGGCGCACACCCACGAGTACATCGCGACCGCGCACGAGGACCAGAAGTTCGGCTTCTCGATCACCTCCGGCGCGGCCTTCGAAGCCGTTGCCAGGGTCAACGAAGCGCCGGAGCTGGAGCTGCTCGGCCTGCACTCGCACATCGGCTCGCAGATCTTCGACTCGTCCGGGTTCGAGATCGCCGCGAAGCGCGTGATCGCCTTGCACGCAAGGGTTTCCGAGGAGCTCGGCGTGGACATGCCGGACCTCGACCTCGGCGGCGGGTTCGGGATCGCGTACACCACCCAGGACGACCCGTCCGACCCGGCGCAGCTCGCCACCGAGATGGGCAAGATCGTCGAGCACGAGTGCCGCGCGTTCGACGTCGACGTCCCCAGGTTGTCGATCGAGCCGGGCCGCGCGATCGTCGGACCGGCGATGTGCACGGTGTACACGGTCGGCACGGTCAAGGAGGTCGAGCTCGACGCCGGCGCCGCCCGGACGTACGTCTCGGTCGACGGCGGCATGAGCGACAACATCCGCGCCGCGCTGTACGACGCCGACTACTCCTGCACGCTCGCCAACCGGTACTCCGGCACCGAGCCGACGCTGGCCCGCGTGGTCGGCAAGCACTGCGAGTCCGGTGACATCGTCGTGAAGGCCGAGTTCCTGCCCGCGGACGTGCAGCCGGGCGACCTGATCGCCGTACCGGGGACGGGCGCGTACTGCCGGTCGATGGCGAGCAACTACAACCACGTGCCGCGGCCACCGGTGATCGCGGTCAAGGACGGTCGAACGCGGGTCGTCGTCCGCCGTGAGACCGAAGACGACCTGCTGGCACTGGACATGGGGGTTGACGAATGA